The Hypomesus transpacificus isolate Combined female chromosome 2, fHypTra1, whole genome shotgun sequence genome window below encodes:
- the LOC124477861 gene encoding protein NDRG1-like isoform X1, producing MQVPSLPEEDETDENAESHQCFTVIPLTSDCPSRYAIGEEDVETQCGLVRCSVKGVPKSARPAILTYHDIGLTYKSCFDPLFNHEDMHEISRHFAVVHVHAPGQHEGASTLSTGYTYPSVEQLSETLPQILKHFGLKSIIGLGMGAGAFILANFALNHPDMVEGLTLININAGAEGLIDSVTQKISGWTHTLPDTIISHLFGTEEIQNNHDLIATYRHHIQNQVNQANLQPFVRSYQSRLALEVQRPEIGSSINVRTLKCQTLLVVGDQSPAVEAVVECNSKLNPTKTTLLKMADCGGLPQVDQPASLTEAFKYFIQGMGYMSAASMTRLVRSRTASGSSLSSFEGNRSRAHTNEGRGKSALADPRGNSNTDASMEGISVTTSDHSAIKSTEMAC from the exons ATGCAGGTCCCGTCTTTGCCGGAAGAAGATGAGACGGACGAAAATGCAGAGAGTCACCAGTGCTTCACAGTCATTCCA CTCACTTCTGATTGCCCCTCGAGATATGCAATTGGG gaggaggatgtggagacGCAGTGTGGGCTGGTCCGCTGCTCCGTGAAGGGGGTGCCGAAGAGCGCTCGCCCAGCCATCCTCACCTACCATGACATCGGGCTGACCT ACAAGTCGTGCTTCGACCCTCTGTTCAACCACGAGGACATGCACGAGATCAGCCGACACTTTGCTGTGGTCCACGTCCACGCCCCTGGGCAGCATGAGGGAGCCTCCACACTGTCCAcagg gtacACCTACCCCAGCGTGGAGCAGCTCTCTGAGACCCTGCCACAGATCCTCAAGCACTTTGG ATTGAAGAGTATTATTGGACTGGGCATGGGTGCCGGTGCTTTCATCCTGGCTAACTTCGCT ttaAACCATCCTGACATGGTGGAGGGGCTGACTCTCATCAACATCAACGCTGGAGCAGAGGGCCTGATCGACTCTGTCACACAgaag ATCAGCGGCTGGACCCACACCCTGCCCGACACCATCATCTCACACCTGTTTGGAACT GAGGAGATCCAGAACAACCACGACCTGATTGCCACCTACCGCCACCACATCCAGAACCAGGTGAACCAGGCCAACCTGCAGCCCTTTGTGAGGTCCTACCAGAGCCGGCTTGCTCTGGAGGTGCAGAGGCCAGAGATAGGCAGCAGCATCAACGTCAGGACCCTCAA GTGCCAGACTTTGCTGGTGGTGGGCGACCAGTCCCCTGCGGTTGAGGCTGTGGTGGAGTGCAACTCCAAGCTCAACCCCACCAAGACCACCCTGCTGAAG ATGGCAGACTGTGGAGGACTGCCCCAGGTGGACCAGCCTGCTTCCCTGACCGAGGCATTCAAGTACTTCATCCAGGGCATGGGCTACA TGTCGGCGGCCAGCATGACTCGTCTGGTGCGTTCCCGTACTGCCTCtggctccagcctctcctccttcgAAGGGAACCGGAGCCGCGCCCACACCAACGAGGGGCGGGGCAAATCCGCCCTCGCCGACCCCCGGGGCAACTCTAACACCGACGCCTCCATGGAGGGCATCTCCGTGACAACCTCCGACCACTCGGCGATTAAGTCCACAGAGATGGCCTGCTAG
- the LOC124477861 gene encoding protein NDRG1-like isoform X2: MVMQDNEYDSVFDIEATEEDVETQCGLVRCSVKGVPKSARPAILTYHDIGLTYKSCFDPLFNHEDMHEISRHFAVVHVHAPGQHEGASTLSTGYTYPSVEQLSETLPQILKHFGLKSIIGLGMGAGAFILANFALNHPDMVEGLTLININAGAEGLIDSVTQKISGWTHTLPDTIISHLFGTEEIQNNHDLIATYRHHIQNQVNQANLQPFVRSYQSRLALEVQRPEIGSSINVRTLKCQTLLVVGDQSPAVEAVVECNSKLNPTKTTLLKMADCGGLPQVDQPASLTEAFKYFIQGMGYMSAASMTRLVRSRTASGSSLSSFEGNRSRAHTNEGRGKSALADPRGNSNTDASMEGISVTTSDHSAIKSTEMAC; this comes from the exons ATGGTCATGCAGGACAACGAGTATGACTCAGTGTTTGACATAGAGGCAACT gaggaggatgtggagacGCAGTGTGGGCTGGTCCGCTGCTCCGTGAAGGGGGTGCCGAAGAGCGCTCGCCCAGCCATCCTCACCTACCATGACATCGGGCTGACCT ACAAGTCGTGCTTCGACCCTCTGTTCAACCACGAGGACATGCACGAGATCAGCCGACACTTTGCTGTGGTCCACGTCCACGCCCCTGGGCAGCATGAGGGAGCCTCCACACTGTCCAcagg gtacACCTACCCCAGCGTGGAGCAGCTCTCTGAGACCCTGCCACAGATCCTCAAGCACTTTGG ATTGAAGAGTATTATTGGACTGGGCATGGGTGCCGGTGCTTTCATCCTGGCTAACTTCGCT ttaAACCATCCTGACATGGTGGAGGGGCTGACTCTCATCAACATCAACGCTGGAGCAGAGGGCCTGATCGACTCTGTCACACAgaag ATCAGCGGCTGGACCCACACCCTGCCCGACACCATCATCTCACACCTGTTTGGAACT GAGGAGATCCAGAACAACCACGACCTGATTGCCACCTACCGCCACCACATCCAGAACCAGGTGAACCAGGCCAACCTGCAGCCCTTTGTGAGGTCCTACCAGAGCCGGCTTGCTCTGGAGGTGCAGAGGCCAGAGATAGGCAGCAGCATCAACGTCAGGACCCTCAA GTGCCAGACTTTGCTGGTGGTGGGCGACCAGTCCCCTGCGGTTGAGGCTGTGGTGGAGTGCAACTCCAAGCTCAACCCCACCAAGACCACCCTGCTGAAG ATGGCAGACTGTGGAGGACTGCCCCAGGTGGACCAGCCTGCTTCCCTGACCGAGGCATTCAAGTACTTCATCCAGGGCATGGGCTACA TGTCGGCGGCCAGCATGACTCGTCTGGTGCGTTCCCGTACTGCCTCtggctccagcctctcctccttcgAAGGGAACCGGAGCCGCGCCCACACCAACGAGGGGCGGGGCAAATCCGCCCTCGCCGACCCCCGGGGCAACTCTAACACCGACGCCTCCATGGAGGGCATCTCCGTGACAACCTCCGACCACTCGGCGATTAAGTCCACAGAGATGGCCTGCTAG